The window GACATGACCGTCTTCATCATCGGGCGCTTCGTGCACGGCCTGAGCGGCGCGGCCGTCATCGTGCCGCTCTACGTGATCGTCGCGCGGGCGTACCCCGAGTCGTTGCGCGCCCGCGTGTTCGCCGGGTTCGCCGCGGCCTGGGTGATCCCGTCGATCGTCGGGCCGGCGCTCGCCGGCGTCGTCGCCGAGACCTTCAGCTGGCACTGGGTGTTCCTCGGCGTCATCGTGATCGTCGTGCCGGCGGCGGCCATGATGGTGCCGCCGATCCTGCGGGTCCGCGATCTCGTGCAGGGCGACGCCTCGGTGCCGTGGAGCCTCGGGCGCGTCGGCTGGGCCACGCTCACGGCCGTCGCCGCGCTGGCGGTCTCGCTCGCCAAGGAGCTCGACGACCCCTGGCGGTGGCTCGCCGCCGGCCTCGGCATCGCGGTCGCAGCGTATGCCGCCCGCCCGCTGCTGCCGCCCGGCGCACTGCATGCCGCACGCGGCATGCCGGCCACGGTCGCGGTCAAGTTCGTCGTGGCCGGAGCGTTCTTCGGCAGCGAGGTCTACCTGCCGTACCTCTTCATCGAGAACTACGAGATGTCGCCGAGCCTCGCGGGCGTCGTGCTCACGGGCGCTGGCGTCACGTGGGCGGCGGCGTCGTGGCTGCAGGGGCGGCTCACCCACCGGGTCAGCGACACCCTGGCGGTGCAGATCGGCGCGCTCACGCTCGTGGTGGCCCTCGTCGTCGTGCTCGCGGTGGCCGCGTTCACCCTGCCGCCCGCGATCGCGTTCGTCGCCTGGGCGCTGGCCGGGGCGTCGATGGGGTTCATGTACCCGAGGTTCTCGGTGTCGGTGCTCGCGCAGTCCAAGCGCGACGAGCAGGGCTTCAACAGCGCTGCGCTCACGATCTCGGAGTCGCTCGGCGCGTCGATCGCGCTCGCGGTCACGGCGCTCGTGTCCTCGGCCGTCGGCGCCGGCGCGTTCACCGCCGACTTCGCCGTCACCCTCGGCATCGCGGTCGTCGGCCTGCTCATCGCGGGTCGCGTGCGTCCGCTGGGCGTCGCCCGCGGCTGAGCAACTCGGGCCCGCGGCATCCGTCGACTCAGAACGCCGGGCGGCCCGTCGACGAGCGCACGACGAGCTCGGGCACGATCACGTCGCGATGCTCGGGAGCTGCGGGGTCGCCGCCGAGCAGCAGCGCGACGCATCGACGCCCGAGCTCGGCGAAGTCCTGGCGCACGGTCGTGAGCGGCGGCCAGAAGTGCGCCGCCTCCGGGATGTCGTCGAACCCGACGATCGAGACGTCGCGCGGGATCTCGAGGCCGGCGTCGCGGATCGCGTGCATGAGGCCGAGGGCCATCTGGTCGTTCGACGAGAAGATCGCGGTGAAGTCGCGAACGGTGAGCAGCTCGCGGCCGGCGTAGTAGCCGAAGTCCGCGGTCCAGTCGCCGAGGATCGGCGCCGTCGTGGGCACGTCGCTCGCGCTCATCTCGTCGAGGAATCCGCGCATGCGCGCCTCGGCCTCGATCCAGTCCTGGGGGCCGGTGAGGTGGTAGATGTTGCGGTGGCCGAGCTCGATGAGGTGGCGGGTGGCCAGGCGGGCCCCCGCGATCTGGTCGACCGAGAGCGTGTGGTCGGGGTCCTTTCCGGTGGACTGCAGGCTGACGTAGGGCACCTCGATCGAGCGCTGCGCGAGGGTGTCGAACACGCGGGCCTGGGGTGCGATGACCACCAGGCCCTCGACGCCCTGCGCGAGCAGGTGCGCGAGCCCGTCGGAGATCGAGCGGTCGTCGGAAGCGTCGATATTGGCGGTGCTGACCCAGTAGCCGGCCTCGCGCGCGGCGGCCTCGATCGCGGTGATGCTCGATGCCGGGCCGTACTGCGTGCTCTGCGACGAGAGGATGCCGATGGTGTGCGAGCGGCTCGTGACGAGGGCTCGTGCCGCGCGGTTCGGCTGGTACTGCACCTGCTCCATGACGTCGAGCACGCGCTGCTTCGTCTCGGGGCGGATGCTCGGATGGTGATTGAGCACTCGCGAGACGGTCTGATGCGAGACGCCGGCCAGACGCGCGACGTCTCGGATGCTGGGCGCGCGGCCTTTCGACGGCTCGTCTGACACGGTCACTTCCTCGTTCGTGTTCGGCGGGTATGTGCACGGTCACACGCCTCGCTGCCCTCATTATGCACGTCCGGCCGCGAATGTGACCGTCACACATGTGACGGTCACATGACGACGGAGCCTCGTCTCGGCATCGGAACGCCTCGAGGGTAAGGAGTCCGAACCCGATCCGGGTGATGATCGACCCCGCCGGAATCGCCCCCCATCCGGGGTATTGCGGCCTGGCGACTGGTGTGGAGCGGAAATCGCGCGCCCTCCGCGAGGTCGGGTGCAGATGAACGGGCCGTTACCGATCCGTGACTCCGTCGAGTTGACAGGTCGAGGCGACGTGGGGCTAACATGAGTGTCGCCATGTGAACGGTCACATTAGATCCGCACATGACGCCGATCCGACCAAGGCACCAGCCGCATCTCGACGAAGGAGTCAGCACGTGAACCACGGCGACCAGCACCCTCTCGGAGCATCCTCCGGAGTGCGCTTCCGTGCGTTCGTGCCCGGCTCTGCACCCACCGAGGCGGTGACCGCATGAGCAGCTACGGCCCCCAGCTCGAGGTCGCCATCGCCCGGGTGCGTACCGAGGTCGCGAAGTTGCATGCCGAGTTGACGCGGTATGGCCTGGTGGTGTGGACCGGCGGCAATGTCAGTGGTCGGGTTCCGGGTGCTGAGTTGTTCGTG is drawn from Agromyces sp. Leaf222 and contains these coding sequences:
- a CDS encoding LacI family DNA-binding transcriptional regulator, producing MSDEPSKGRAPSIRDVARLAGVSHQTVSRVLNHHPSIRPETKQRVLDVMEQVQYQPNRAARALVTSRSHTIGILSSQSTQYGPASSITAIEAAAREAGYWVSTANIDASDDRSISDGLAHLLAQGVEGLVVIAPQARVFDTLAQRSIEVPYVSLQSTGKDPDHTLSVDQIAGARLATRHLIELGHRNIYHLTGPQDWIEAEARMRGFLDEMSASDVPTTAPILGDWTADFGYYAGRELLTVRDFTAIFSSNDQMALGLMHAIRDAGLEIPRDVSIVGFDDIPEAAHFWPPLTTVRQDFAELGRRCVALLLGGDPAAPEHRDVIVPELVVRSSTGRPAF
- a CDS encoding MFS transporter, translating into MRSTGDGAANDEIESSDHSLAPAAEAYTSAEASAHETSAHETSAHEAHSRLPEAKGPLSAPYTWLSIGMFATIFLAAFEAMAVTTIMPLVVRDLDGESLFALAFAVPLAAGIIGMVLAGNWTDRSGPLPSLITAAALFVVGLVIAGTATDMTVFIIGRFVHGLSGAAVIVPLYVIVARAYPESLRARVFAGFAAAWVIPSIVGPALAGVVAETFSWHWVFLGVIVIVVPAAAMMVPPILRVRDLVQGDASVPWSLGRVGWATLTAVAALAVSLAKELDDPWRWLAAGLGIAVAAYAARPLLPPGALHAARGMPATVAVKFVVAGAFFGSEVYLPYLFIENYEMSPSLAGVVLTGAGVTWAAASWLQGRLTHRVSDTLAVQIGALTLVVALVVVLAVAAFTLPPAIAFVAWALAGASMGFMYPRFSVSVLAQSKRDEQGFNSAALTISESLGASIALAVTALVSSAVGAGAFTADFAVTLGIAVVGLLIAGRVRPLGVARG